A genomic region of Cyprinus carpio isolate SPL01 chromosome B13, ASM1834038v1, whole genome shotgun sequence contains the following coding sequences:
- the LOC109087227 gene encoding zinc finger CCCH domain-containing protein 6-like: MAFVSLFSSPPSPALDKNMTDCELTGEEREDGELEDGEIDDEGISIEEVKETKEESEEVEKDREKGKDREKDEKSHRHSRKRHRKIKEKRRSKRRRRDRQKHHSPSSGSSSDSYDSEHERQDRPKNKKSKGTYRDHDGELVQRENEPTKPPRSMQHKNSDLDKYSDYSEEKYDYDEEDDFSEELSKYKHAKESGHGKAEPKDQAKRPIMKGQQKQQQQQFGGQRGRGRGAIGRGRGMPNKNKKQKGKNWGRGRGRGGEQGGGDGDCKGPPTFQKKRPIMSQEFINQHTVEHNGRHICKYFLEGRCIKGDQCKFEHDNVVPEKKKELCKFYVQGYCTKGDICIYMHSEYPCKFFHTGAKCYQGDNCKFSHEPLTDVTKELLEKILNIDEETVNEDELELEDLRKQGIAPLPKPPPGVGLLPTPGPGSPPDGGKKIPSLFEIKVQPTVDLAQKIALRPNFYNSTSPPAGQFQGGPQFGGSPDDMQAGNMMSSPPNPSHSPHPGSIGSPPLPFTGPGMPQSPPGPPPPQGFGQCSPRPPLGPPPAFHGNMQHMNHPPLTQQGAPLFQPVPDMQMNMPFQNMGQMPSEFFRNLFSSQSLAQGDEGPMQDSQTHGNADSSGMQDFLPAVQKALLLHLNQNKQDSDSHRDEGHGSAPPNREKDEAPNWYSSDEEEGSSVTAILNSLKKQNDMLKNPPSMGPADPRLQKERVLPNDPRIKADPRQRPPDPRKDAGDGIGDPRLARDPRKMKPLDSSKPDPHRHPNPAVSHKPEGGWGYDECERELRERAALIPLDPSPGAALRDPRCQIKQFSHIRVDILLQRPAYSQTVVWAPEDLIPLLIPKQEPSINLPLPPLIADAQLNRSLSSPPDHPPSSTLTPPDPRLAAARFKEGVGRLSSPPGRAVDTRHHHLDKPVDPRTHKTLDPRISRSGSLDSRLPGIRESTSGGGASDPRLQRGSSNQTVGTSTKPESEKLPPYAPRLASSVGAGLESPTTLLGGISLYDPRNHSLLSPKRESEEHPKKTSILKPSAKLPSSPPYASPSQGTGVEKDEKSPLDDSESNSSGCPSNPPAPTVMPASPCSPVLAAAPAVHNLPIQALAGLIRPAYTDPRQNKPVGPAAGTPQEDEEDKDSKKKDRPLRDVFKTFDPTASPFCQ; this comes from the exons ATGGCTTTCGTGAGCCTCTTCTCCAGTCCCCCAAGCCCCGCACTTGACAAAAACATGACAGACTGTGAGCTGACAGGGGAAGAAAG GGAGGATGGCGAATTGGAGGATGGAGAAATAGATGATGAAGGCATAAGCATAGAAGAAGTGAAGGAAACTAAAGAGGAGTCTGAAGAGGtcgagaaagacagagagaaaggaaaagacagagaaaaagatgAAAAGTCACACCGGCATTCCCGAAAGCGACacaggaaaataaaagaaaaacgaCGGTCGAAGAGAAGGAGACGAGACCGCCAAAAG CATCACTCTCCATCCAGTGGCTCCAGCTCGGACAGCTATGACTCAGAGCACGAGCGTCAAGACAGACCTAAAAACAAGAAGAGCAAAGGAACATATCGAGACCACGATGGAGAATTGGTGCAG CGGGAAAATGAACCCACAAAACCACCAAGATCAATGCAGCACAAGAACAGCGATTTAGACAAATACAGTGACTACAGTGAAGAAAAGTATGACTATGATGAAGAGGATGATTTCTCAGAGGAGCTGTCCAAATACAAACATGCTAAAGAATCTGGTCATGGCAAGGCAGAGCCTAAAGACCAGGCCAAGAGACCAATCATGAAgggacaacaaaaacaacaacagcagcagt TTGGTGGGCAGCGTGGTAGAGGTCGTGGTGCCATTGGCAGGGGACGGGGAATGCCGAACAAGAATAAGAAACAGAAGGGCAAGAACTGGGGCCGGGGTCGTGGTCGAGGAGGAGAACAGGGTGGAGGAGATGGG GATTGTAAAGGTCCACCCACTTTCCAGAAGAAGCGTCCAATCATGAGCCAGGAATTCATTAATCAACATACGGTTGAACACAATGGGAGgcacatttgtaaatatttcctCGAGGGTAGATGCATCAAA GGGGACCAGTGCAAGTTTGAACATGATAATGTTGTtccagagaagaagaaagaactgTGCAAGTTTTATGTCCAGGGATACTGTACCAAAGGAGATATCTGTATATACATGCACA GTGAGTATCCGTGCAAGTTCTTTCACACCGGAGCAAAGTGTTATCAAGGAGACAACTGCAAGTTCTCCCACGAGCCATTAACCGATGTCACCAAGGAGCTTTTGGAGAAG ATCCTAAATATAGATGAGGAAACTGTCAATGAGGATGAGCTGGAGTTAGAAGATCTGAGAAAACAAGGAATCGCTCCACTGCCAAAACCACCTCCAGGAGTTGGATTGTTACCCACTCCTGGGCCTGGAAGTCCACCAGATGGAGGCAAGAAGATCCCCTCTCTTTTTGAGATTAAAGTTCAGCCTACTGTGGATTTGGCACAGAAGATTGCTCTAAG GCCCAATTTCTACAACAGTACATCTCCCCCTGCTGGACAGTTTCAAGGTGGTCCACAGTTTGGCGGTAGTCCTGATGATATGCAGGCTGGCAATATGATGTCTTCTCCGCCCAATCCTTCCCATTCCCCTCATCCAGGCTCCATAGGGAGCCCTCCTCTACCATTCACAGGTCCAGGAATGCCCCAAAGCCCACCAGGCCCACCTCCACCCCAGGGTTTTGGCCAGTGCTCTCCGAGGCCACCTCTTGGTCCCCCGCCTGCTTTTCATGGAAACATGCAGCACATGAACCATCCTCCACTGACTCAACAGGGTGCTCCCCTGTTTCAGCCTGTGCCTGACATGCAAATGAACATGCCTTTCCAAAACATGGGCCAGATGCCTTCGGAGTTCTTCAGGAATTTGTTTAGCAGCCAGTCTCTGGCCCAAGGTG ATGAGGGACCCATGCAGGACTCACAGACACATGGAAACGCTGATTCCAGCGGGATGCAGGACTTCCTTCCGGCTGTACAGAAGGCTTTGCTTTTACATCTCAACCAGAACAAGCAAGACTCTGACTCTCACAGGGATGAGGGACACGGGTCTGCACCTCCCAACAGAGAGAAAG ATGAAGCACCTAATTGGTACTCCAGTGATGAGGAAGAGGGCAGTAGCGTAACAGCCATCCTTAATTCTCTAAAGAAGCAGAATGACATGCTGAAAAACCCGCCTAGCATGGGACCAGCCGACCCTAGACTCCAGAAGGAACGAGTTTTGCCCAACGATCCTCGAATAAAAGCTGACCCACGTCAGCGTCCCCCAGATCCCAGGAAAGACGCTGGAGATGGAATCGGGGACCCCAGGCTTGCCAGAGACCCACGCAAGATGAAACCTTTGGACTCCTCCAAACCTGACCCTCATCGCCACCCAAACCCCGCCGTGTCACACAAACCTGAAGGAGGATGGGGTTATGACGAATGTGAGAGAGAGCTAAGGGAACGAGCAGCCTTGATCCCGTTGGATCCCAGCCCTGGAGCCGCGCTCCGAGACCCCCGCTGTCAAATCAAGCAGTTCAGTCACATCCGGGTGGATATTCTCCTCCAGCGTCCGGCGTATTCACAAACCGTGGTTTGGGCTCCAGAAGACCTCATTCCTCTGTTGATTCCCAAACAGGAGCCTTCTATAAATCTTCCGCTCCCACCTTTAATCGCAGATGCTCAGCTAAACCGTAGTCTTTCCTCCCCACCGGATCACCCTCCATCATCAACCCTAACACCTCCTGATCCACGTCTGGCAGCCGCCCGCTTCAAAGAGGGAGTCGGGCGACTCAGCAGTCCTCCTGGTAGGGCTGTGGATACTCGTCACCACCACCTGGACAAGCCCGTGGACCCACGTACACACAAGACTCTTGATCCCAGAATCAGCCGGTCTGGAAGCCTGGACTCCAGGCTACCAGGTATAAGGGAGAGTACATCTGGAGGAGGAGCCTCTGACCCACGGCTACAGCGTGGATCGTCAAACCAAACGGTTGGCACTTCCACTAAGCCCGAGTCGGAAAAGTTGCCCCCATATGCTCCCCGCCTGGCGTCTTCAGTGGGTGCGGGTCTTGAAAGCCCAACCACGCTGTTAGGCGGGATAAGTTTATACGATCCACGCAATCACAGTCTACTCTCCCCGAAACGTGAAAGTGAGGAGCACCCTAAAAAAACAAGTATCCTAAAGCCTTCTGCAAAGCTTCCGAGCTCTCCACCGTATGCCTCGCCGTCACAGGGAACAGGAGTAGAAAAAGACGAAAAAAGTCCACTCGATGACTCTGAGAGCAACTCAAGTGGCTGTCCGTCAAATCCTCCTGCGCCTACCGTAATGCCAGCGTCTCCTTGCTCGCCAGTCCTGGCGGCAGCTCCCGCTGTGCACAACTTGCCTATCCAGGCGCTAGCGGGACTGATCCGACCTGCTTACACTGACCCGCGGCAGAACAAACCCGTGGGTCCTGCTGCTGGGACTCCGCAAGAGGATGAGGAGGACAAAGACAGTAAGAAGAAAGACAGGCCCTTGAGGGATGTCTTTAAAACCTTTGACCCCACAGCCTCTCCATTCTGTCAGTAA
- the LOC109087237 gene encoding rano class II histocompatibility antigen, A beta chain-like, giving the protein MEVIQAFILILLLSPQITMWTDYQTANILVYTRMMESGSIDQAVVVLVNEATFAYFDQAKKTFVLRPSASAGFSVLEGSDQSFCVYEVLQGFYRQTGNLEKLKQETNSSKALLERPSVNVYTEFPEEQGKVNVLYCYATGFYPGDIEINFYLNGQKSTVKAETSDLMYGEDWTFKVYKYMNITPQYGDVYTCEVRHSSLAEPKMTEWRPEFSASTSHLYWAYVLPLGILLGIMVSVLILRRKQRSQI; this is encoded by the exons ATGGAAGTCATACAGGCATTCATATTAATACTTCTGCTTTCTCCTCAGATCACTATGTGGACAG ACTACCAGACAGCAAATATCCTGGTCTACACACGGATGATGGAGAGTGGCTCCATAGACCAGGCGGTGGTTGTTTTGGTGAATGAAGCCACATTTGCATACTTTGACCAGGCAAAAAAAACGTTTGTCTTGCGTCCCAGTGCAAGCGCCGGGTTCTCAGTTTTAGAAGGCAGCGATCAATCGTTCTGCGTGTATGAGGTGTTACAAGGATTTTATCGACAAACTGGTAACCTGGAGAAACtcaaacaagaaacaaattcatcaaaagCACTTTTGG AACGTCCTTCAGTCAATGTGTATACTGAATTTCCTGAAGAACAAGGAAAAGTAAATGTCCTTTACTGCTATGCCACTGGGTTTTACCCTGGTGACATTGAAATAAACTTTTATCTAAATGGCCAAAAGTCCACTGTGAAAGCAGAGACCTCTGACTTAATGTATGGGGAAGACTGGACCTTCAAAGTGTACAAGTATATGAATATCACCCCACAGTATGGGGACGTGTACACATGTGAAGTGAGACACAGTAGTTTGGCTGAACCTAAAATGACAGAGTGGA ggcctgaattttcagcatccacaTCACATCTCTACTGGGCTTATGTACTACCTCTTGGCATCCTGTTGGGAATCATGGTATCTGTCCTGATTTTAAGAAGAAAACAGCGTTCTCAAATATAA
- the LOC109087207 gene encoding hereditary hemochromatosis protein homolog isoform X1, with translation MQVFLFVVAFFTVLAAEEHAYQQFIGCAFNNEGQVSRFWRYGYDGRDIMHVDLAKEAVVATSEPGQLLAEERKSKEYIKRKEARLVKVCSAVKTVFLKSNNSLSRAAKPAVYVSSGGEKDQEYIKCAVRGFYPNIIKVRWTHKARPIYFGVSTTGVLPHKDGTFQMTSYLSLSNVSSSDVTCEIEHLSIDGKMRINYGDKSLFLSQITEHVLKAVAAFLLGFVLPVCITVLFICIRQKTSKPPEDEIKDTSDESEASLSLNLMNISQET, from the exons atgcaagtttttctTTTCGTCGTGGCTTTCTTTACCGTCCTTGCAGCAG AAGAACATGCATACCAGCAGTTCATTGGATGTGCATTTAATAATGAAGGGCAAGTAAGCCGTTTCTGGCGCTATGGGTATGATGGCAGAGACATCATGCATGTGGATTTGGCCAAGGAAGCTGTGGTTGCTACCAGTGAACCTGGTCAGCTTTtagcagaagagagaaagagcaaagaATACATTAAGAGAAAAGAGGCACGACTAGTAAAGGTGTGTTCTGCTGTGAAAACTGTCTTCCTAAAGTCCAACAACTCCCTCTCCAGGGCAG CAAAACCTGCAGTATATGTGTCTTCTGGAGGAGAAAAGGATCAGGAATATATTAAATGTGCTGTGCGTGGCTTCTATCCAAACATCATTAAAGTACGCTGGACCCATAAAGCAAGGCCAATCTATTTTGGTGTATCAACTACTGGAGTACTCCCTCACAAAGATGGCACTTTCCAGATGACCTCCTATCTTAGTCTTAGTAACGTGAGCAGCAGCGATGTTACCTGTGAGATTGAACACTTAAGCATTGATGGGAAAATGAGGATAAACTATG GGGATAAATCGTTGTTTCTGTCACAAATCACAGAACATGTACTTAAGGCAGTGGCTGCCTTTCTTCTTGGATTTGTATTACCAGTTTGCATAACTGTACTATTTATATGCATAAGGCAAAAGACATCAAAACCACCCGAAGATGAGATAAAAGACACAAGTGATGAATCAGAAGCATCTTTATCTTTGAATTTAATGAATATCTCTCaggaaacataa
- the LOC109087207 gene encoding zinc-alpha-2-glycoprotein-like isoform X2, which yields MQVFLFVVAFFTVLAAEHAYQQFIGCAFNNEGQVSRFWRYGYDGRDIMHVDLAKEAVVATSEPGQLLAEERKSKEYIKRKEARLVKVCSAVKTVFLKSNNSLSRAAKPAVYVSSGGEKDQEYIKCAVRGFYPNIIKVRWTHKARPIYFGVSTTGVLPHKDGTFQMTSYLSLSNVSSSDVTCEIEHLSIDGKMRINYGDKSLFLSQITEHVLKAVAAFLLGFVLPVCITVLFICIRQKTSKPPEDEIKDTSDESEASLSLNLMNISQET from the exons atgcaagtttttctTTTCGTCGTGGCTTTCTTTACCGTCCTTGCAGCAG AACATGCATACCAGCAGTTCATTGGATGTGCATTTAATAATGAAGGGCAAGTAAGCCGTTTCTGGCGCTATGGGTATGATGGCAGAGACATCATGCATGTGGATTTGGCCAAGGAAGCTGTGGTTGCTACCAGTGAACCTGGTCAGCTTTtagcagaagagagaaagagcaaagaATACATTAAGAGAAAAGAGGCACGACTAGTAAAGGTGTGTTCTGCTGTGAAAACTGTCTTCCTAAAGTCCAACAACTCCCTCTCCAGGGCAG CAAAACCTGCAGTATATGTGTCTTCTGGAGGAGAAAAGGATCAGGAATATATTAAATGTGCTGTGCGTGGCTTCTATCCAAACATCATTAAAGTACGCTGGACCCATAAAGCAAGGCCAATCTATTTTGGTGTATCAACTACTGGAGTACTCCCTCACAAAGATGGCACTTTCCAGATGACCTCCTATCTTAGTCTTAGTAACGTGAGCAGCAGCGATGTTACCTGTGAGATTGAACACTTAAGCATTGATGGGAAAATGAGGATAAACTATG GGGATAAATCGTTGTTTCTGTCACAAATCACAGAACATGTACTTAAGGCAGTGGCTGCCTTTCTTCTTGGATTTGTATTACCAGTTTGCATAACTGTACTATTTATATGCATAAGGCAAAAGACATCAAAACCACCCGAAGATGAGATAAAAGACACAAGTGATGAATCAGAAGCATCTTTATCTTTGAATTTAATGAATATCTCTCaggaaacataa